One genomic region from Sphingobacterium sp. UGAL515B_05 encodes:
- a CDS encoding VOC family protein, with translation MIRTEPIIAVENVPKSSQFYQKLLGCTGQHGGETFEILTDNGTVILCLHKWGEHDHPTMRDQIQAGNGLILFFRVDNLQQIFENATLLNAVIEKDIHFNENSLKNQFILRDPDNYYLIVSG, from the coding sequence ATGATACGGACAGAACCAATCATCGCAGTGGAAAACGTTCCCAAAAGCTCACAATTCTATCAAAAGCTTTTAGGCTGTACCGGTCAACATGGAGGAGAAACATTTGAAATTCTCACAGATAACGGAACTGTTATTCTCTGTTTACACAAATGGGGTGAACATGATCACCCTACTATGCGGGATCAAATACAGGCAGGGAATGGACTCATATTATTCTTTAGAGTTGACAATTTACAGCAAATTTTCGAAAACGCCACTTTGCTAAATGCAGTCATAGAGAAAGATATACATTTCAATGAGAATTCTTTGAAGAATCAATTTATCCTACGTGACCCCGACAACTATTACCTGATAGTATCAGGCTAG